A portion of the Blautia hansenii DSM 20583 genome contains these proteins:
- a CDS encoding bacteriophage abortive infection AbiH family protein yields the protein MSQTLYIFGNGFDIAHGIKTPYSAFREFLKENYEIFLTTFESMYNILPLDDTEPWYTKEAQEKWDKTVIDDLWWSFEEKIGHPDVEGMYDSAYSMVDTMPTDGIIDTMNVYWREQYGFVDKLQKYVLEWLQTIDTSKAMCKKDSLINNRNDLFMSFNYTDTLEKVYGINYVFHPHGGVPSCCEKMPIMGHGNKYIIDSYRRKAKEAQEEYVEWYESICNATADFCESLYKDTDAIISENDEFFSALWDVNQVICLGISFGDVDVPYLDRIQYKVRPETTWIVHYHSEEDFKRLKSVFGITGISRKYKVYFFKSDTFWDR from the coding sequence TTGTCACAAACGCTTTATATATTTGGGAATGGTTTTGACATAGCTCATGGAATTAAAACTCCATATTCTGCTTTTAGAGAATTTCTAAAAGAGAATTATGAGATCTTTTTAACGACTTTCGAAAGTATGTATAATATTTTACCGTTAGATGATACGGAACCATGGTACACAAAAGAAGCCCAAGAAAAATGGGATAAGACAGTTATAGATGATTTATGGTGGAGTTTTGAAGAGAAGATTGGACATCCTGATGTTGAGGGAATGTATGATTCTGCTTATTCAATGGTAGATACAATGCCAACAGATGGCATAATCGATACTATGAATGTATATTGGAGAGAACAATATGGATTTGTTGACAAACTTCAAAAGTACGTTTTAGAATGGCTGCAAACCATCGATACTTCCAAAGCTATGTGTAAAAAGGATAGTCTTATTAATAACAGAAATGATTTGTTTATGAGTTTTAATTACACAGATACTCTCGAAAAAGTGTATGGTATCAATTATGTATTTCACCCGCATGGAGGAGTTCCATCATGTTGTGAGAAAATGCCTATTATGGGACATGGAAATAAATACATAATTGATTCATACCGTAGGAAAGCAAAAGAGGCACAAGAGGAATATGTTGAATGGTATGAAAGCATATGTAATGCAACTGCCGATTTTTGTGAGTCGTTGTATAAAGACACGGATGCGATAATAAGTGAGAATGATGAGTTTTTTTCAGCTTTGTGGGACGTTAACCAGGTTATATGTTTAGGAATATCATTTGGAGATGTCGATGTCCCTTACCTTGATAGAATTCAGTATAAAGTTCGTCCGGAAACAACATGGATAGTTCATTATCATAGTGAAGAAGATTTTAAGCGTTTGAAAAGTGTTTTCGGGATCACAGGTATTTCAAGGAAGTATAAAGTATATTTCTTTAAAAGCGATACCTTTTGGGATAGGTGA
- a CDS encoding site-specific integrase — MIFRVTQSVELFCAYVTNLVYHYKFCGLTLADIDMKERIIHVDHQLLRLSDMEYVITQTKTDCGVRDLPMTQGVYECFQRILKARRRPKVEPMIDNKIGFLFLDKNGMPKVAGHWEKYFNHMVGKYNRTHSVQIPGITPHVCRHTYCTNMARAGMNPKSLQYLMGHSEVATTMDVYTHFGYEEAKIEVEKVKGIGQ, encoded by the coding sequence ATGATTTTTAGGGTAACACAATCCGTCGAATTATTTTGCGCTTACGTTACAAATTTAGTTTACCACTACAAATTCTGTGGATTGACATTGGCAGATATCGATATGAAAGAGCGAATCATTCATGTGGATCATCAGTTGCTTCGATTATCGGATATGGAATATGTAATCACACAAACAAAGACGGATTGTGGCGTCAGAGACCTTCCGATGACACAGGGGGTGTATGAATGCTTCCAGCGTATATTGAAGGCGAGAAGACGTCCAAAAGTCGAGCCGATGATTGATAACAAAATTGGATTTTTGTTTTTAGATAAGAATGGAATGCCGAAAGTGGCAGGACATTGGGAGAAGTATTTTAATCATATGGTAGGGAAATACAATCGGACACATTCGGTACAGATACCGGGGATTACGCCGCATGTGTGCAGACATACCTATTGTACCAATATGGCTAGAGCAGGAATGAATCCGAAGTCGCTACAGTACCTGATGGGGCACTCGGAAGTGGCGACGACAATGGATGTGTATACGCACTTTGGGTATGAAGAAGCGAAAATAGAGGTAGAGAAGGTGAAAGGTATTGGACAATAG
- a CDS encoding helix-turn-helix domain-containing protein has product MFSLELIDEIEALVGMHQEGSYWDFKREWYGNNKDGDMLIDIICMANNLVNRDAYIIIGVDEESNYAIRDVSQDTNRRNTQMLTDFIRGKKFAGDFRPVVTVEPMYLDGGLVDVIVIHNSTNTPYYLKEKYKGIFANNIYIRLSDSNTPSDKSADFHHVEYLWKKRFGMLLSPIEKVKLYLKHPEHWENSPSNEDKKYHKYAPEFTIDHTYEPEDGRDGYEYYLFAQTDSRPHWSEIRICYHQTVLAELGGVILDGGRYFTATPDRDGISLTEYHNWDVSYRYMVKGNLNHLIHEFYYVDDGDEARHAHNEYEGCILIFEDEKEHQKFRIYVQKNWDRKDEFANNIWIPYMEQLPGYNMDAFREEYKNMQILRRMLEEFRRNGNK; this is encoded by the coding sequence GTGTTTTCTTTGGAATTAATAGATGAAATAGAAGCGCTAGTTGGTATGCATCAGGAGGGCTCATACTGGGATTTTAAAAGAGAATGGTATGGTAATAATAAAGACGGTGATATGTTAATTGATATAATTTGTATGGCCAATAATCTAGTAAATAGAGATGCCTATATCATAATAGGTGTCGATGAAGAGAGCAATTATGCTATTCGTGATGTTTCGCAGGATACAAATCGTAGAAATACGCAGATGCTTACGGATTTTATTCGAGGTAAGAAATTTGCTGGTGATTTTCGGCCAGTGGTGACTGTAGAACCGATGTATTTAGATGGAGGCTTAGTAGATGTTATTGTGATTCATAATAGTACAAATACACCGTATTATTTAAAAGAGAAGTATAAGGGAATATTTGCTAATAATATTTATATAAGACTATCAGATAGTAATACCCCATCAGATAAATCGGCAGATTTTCATCATGTTGAGTATCTTTGGAAGAAGAGATTTGGAATGCTGCTTTCGCCAATAGAAAAAGTAAAGCTGTATTTAAAGCATCCTGAACATTGGGAAAACAGCCCATCCAACGAAGATAAGAAATATCATAAGTATGCTCCAGAATTTACGATTGATCATACTTATGAACCGGAGGATGGTAGGGACGGCTATGAGTATTACCTGTTTGCACAGACTGATTCAAGACCACATTGGAGTGAAATCAGAATATGTTATCACCAAACCGTTTTGGCAGAACTTGGGGGCGTGATTCTTGATGGGGGTAGGTATTTTACGGCAACCCCAGATAGGGATGGAATATCACTTACAGAATATCATAACTGGGATGTATCGTATCGATATATGGTAAAAGGAAATTTAAATCATTTGATTCATGAATTTTATTATGTTGATGATGGTGATGAAGCACGGCATGCACACAATGAGTATGAAGGATGCATTTTAATTTTTGAAGATGAAAAAGAACATCAGAAATTCAGAATTTATGTACAAAAAAACTGGGATAGAAAAGATGAATTTGCAAATAATATTTGGATTCCTTATATGGAACAACTACCCGGTTATAATATGGATGCGTTTCGTGAAGAGTATAAAAACATGCAGATTCTTAGGAGAATGTTGGAAGAGTTTAGGAGAAATGGTAATAAATGA
- a CDS encoding ATP-dependent DNA helicase, with amino-acid sequence MLRIEQKIYDIDRVICGNLDMMDWPMATRALISQNLLSQSRNLVEHIAVRAYGKGEEIALNRETVPNALAYLKEDNKYLFLRKFHSFLQESKSHYTPDNEGAERLMIKYYQFFVMIRNFAKQEYGMNLLANLEKFPVNTDRTVAEFHEKIAERLMENRPSVEYSRNERMYVHKVIPFIVDGVSYYEMVLTPAYDATSKFDRFIVYSKYMIPAHYAIKAAIFYDDIEVECKKMPVNIMTEYSVSIRPCEFNNFARLFGVKIKMQAGSAEYIGMMNYLSNSGSSLLDVVLSSDHNYARYKQMIFGRSQAKHFEPVLDRARQLILSGAPGSNTIRYLLHTMNNKVLKLQRGDDDNRLLSGLRMKWGCIPFDTMPFATSLIQHNPEAVDLFESIDSTGREHELMTRYIQSNMSTNARLYTPIKELEEFIDDVDSNMAAFNNNIYFKHEGRKLAKFGQNIYVKEAFDNTKFIMDRLIAEPGSGLQGYADAISAWMDEKKNVDSNEKREILQKLFEKTHAAIIYGAAGTGKTYLINHVSQFLDSHSKLFLANTNPAVENLRRKVKSQNCDFMTIRKYVMTRNAPINVDVLIMDECSMVSNSDMAAVLSKVKCKIMLLVGDTYQIESISFGNWFSMTKYFIPRYAWHELEMPYRTKDEALLTFWKKVRELADDMTEHIVANRYASNLGPSVFDRKSEDEIILCLNYDGLYGINNINKFLQENNPNPAIRWGLWTYKVGDPILFNESERFAPLLYNNLKGTIVGIEKESEEKIWFTLEIDKAITELDVMDWEIELLDSITPGKSVIKFYALKKKDSDNDETDFADETDVPFQIAYAVSIHKAQGLEYDSVKIIITEEVDHMITHNIFYTAITRSKKDLTIYWSPETQEKVINNFEIADSKGDATVFAAQTHMKMRKIRD; translated from the coding sequence ATGCTAAGAATTGAGCAAAAAATATATGATATTGATAGGGTGATATGTGGAAACTTAGATATGATGGATTGGCCCATGGCTACCAGAGCTCTTATATCTCAAAATTTACTAAGCCAATCCAGAAATTTGGTGGAACATATTGCTGTAAGAGCCTATGGTAAAGGGGAAGAAATTGCACTGAATCGGGAGACAGTACCAAATGCATTGGCATATCTCAAAGAAGATAATAAGTACCTTTTCTTGAGAAAATTTCATTCTTTCCTGCAGGAATCAAAATCGCATTATACACCGGATAATGAGGGTGCAGAGAGATTGATGATAAAGTATTATCAGTTTTTTGTGATGATTAGAAATTTTGCAAAACAGGAATATGGAATGAATTTGCTAGCTAATTTGGAAAAGTTTCCGGTTAACACTGATAGAACAGTTGCAGAGTTCCATGAAAAGATTGCTGAGAGATTAATGGAAAATAGACCTTCGGTTGAATACAGCAGAAATGAGAGAATGTATGTGCATAAGGTAATTCCATTTATTGTTGATGGCGTTTCGTATTATGAAATGGTACTTACACCTGCTTATGATGCTACCAGTAAATTCGATAGATTCATTGTTTATTCAAAATATATGATACCGGCGCATTATGCAATAAAGGCGGCAATATTCTATGATGATATTGAAGTGGAATGCAAAAAGATGCCCGTGAATATTATGACTGAATATTCTGTCTCTATTAGGCCTTGTGAATTTAATAATTTTGCAAGATTGTTTGGTGTGAAAATAAAAATGCAGGCAGGTAGTGCCGAGTATATTGGAATGATGAACTATTTGTCAAATTCGGGTTCGAGTTTACTGGATGTAGTTTTATCATCAGATCACAATTATGCAAGATATAAGCAGATGATTTTTGGACGTAGTCAGGCAAAACATTTCGAGCCTGTATTAGATAGAGCACGTCAATTGATTTTATCAGGTGCGCCTGGAAGTAATACTATCAGATATCTGCTTCATACTATGAATAATAAAGTACTTAAGTTGCAGAGAGGCGACGATGACAATAGGTTGCTATCAGGACTTAGGATGAAATGGGGATGTATTCCGTTTGATACAATGCCATTTGCAACATCACTGATTCAGCATAATCCCGAAGCAGTGGACTTATTTGAGAGTATTGATTCTACAGGAAGAGAACATGAGTTGATGACTAGGTATATTCAAAGCAATATGAGTACTAATGCAAGACTTTATACTCCTATAAAAGAACTGGAAGAATTTATAGATGATGTAGATTCCAATATGGCTGCATTCAATAACAATATTTATTTTAAGCATGAAGGTCGTAAATTAGCAAAGTTTGGACAGAATATTTATGTGAAAGAGGCTTTTGATAATACTAAGTTCATTATGGATAGGTTGATTGCAGAACCTGGTTCAGGACTACAGGGATATGCAGATGCTATTTCAGCGTGGATGGATGAAAAGAAGAATGTTGATAGTAATGAAAAAAGGGAAATTCTTCAGAAGTTGTTTGAAAAAACACACGCAGCAATAATTTATGGAGCAGCAGGAACTGGAAAAACATATTTGATTAATCATGTGTCACAGTTTCTTGATTCGCATTCTAAATTATTTCTTGCCAACACAAATCCAGCAGTTGAAAATCTTCGTCGTAAGGTCAAATCGCAGAATTGTGATTTCATGACTATTCGTAAGTACGTTATGACTAGGAATGCGCCTATTAATGTCGATGTTTTGATAATGGATGAGTGCAGTATGGTCAGCAATTCTGATATGGCTGCAGTATTGAGTAAGGTAAAGTGCAAAATCATGCTTTTAGTTGGAGATACATATCAGATAGAATCTATTAGCTTTGGAAATTGGTTTTCAATGACAAAGTACTTTATTCCGAGATATGCGTGGCATGAGCTTGAAATGCCTTACAGAACTAAGGATGAAGCTTTACTTACTTTCTGGAAAAAGGTGAGAGAGTTGGCTGATGATATGACAGAGCATATTGTTGCAAATAGATATGCATCAAATCTTGGACCATCAGTTTTTGATAGAAAATCAGAAGATGAAATTATTCTTTGTCTGAACTATGATGGGTTATATGGAATAAATAATATTAACAAATTTCTTCAAGAAAATAATCCGAATCCGGCAATCAGATGGGGTTTATGGACATATAAAGTTGGGGATCCAATTCTTTTTAATGAATCAGAAAGGTTTGCACCGTTACTCTACAACAATTTAAAAGGAACTATTGTAGGGATAGAAAAAGAATCGGAAGAAAAAATATGGTTTACATTGGAAATAGATAAGGCAATTACAGAACTTGATGTTATGGATTGGGAAATTGAGCTGTTGGATTCAATTACGCCAGGGAAATCTGTGATTAAGTTTTATGCATTGAAGAAAAAAGATTCTGATAATGATGAGACGGATTTTGCTGATGAAACAGATGTACCTTTTCAGATTGCATATGCAGTGTCTATCCATAAAGCACAAGGCTTGGAGTATGATTCTGTAAAGATAATCATTACGGAGGAAGTGGATCATATGATTACCCATAATATTTTCTATACTGCTATTACTCGATCTAAAAAAGATTTAACGATTTACTGGAGTCCTGAAACGCAGGAAAAGGTTATTAATAACTTTGAAATTGCAGATTCAAAGGGCGATGCAACAGTGTTTGCCGCACAGACCCATATGAAAATGAGAAAAATCAGAGACTAA